From Selenomonas ruminantium AC2024, a single genomic window includes:
- a CDS encoding flagellinolysin: MAMVIKNNMAAQMTLGELNKNNNKLSKSLKKVSTGMKINGAADDASGYAISERMRVQVRGLNQDIDNTQSAISMMKTAEGAISSTVDILKTMKEKAINAANDTNTDADRATIQKELDQAIDQVDDNASITFNNKILFDGSADAADSAEQRIIKALNSEWLDSALSMAKEAYGLSFQEDETSVREIEVKFENSGTGSGSGGTTKLAYVTSSSVGGVTNKLELTINLDVYNTLAEHDVNGKTNGYPYLDRTIAHEMTHAVMAANIKDFGTLAQSAMYITEGAADYIHGIDDWSDRMTVLTALTPNDVDTKFASTSGVDPYAMGYAFFHYLNAKSGHDGHMIERFMKVLDEKGGGALDEAVAAASKGGFSSAAAAIAGFKQDLTDYTATGHTTKEFLKEFCDIDADNKFDTGSALGAKSWKGENANAEQVVIEGMSPNFWFYPGSDTSLIQGLTVKWPSYTRPDGGFRFQVGTKANQNILAQFSDIHATALGLRSDDGKNISVQTRAEARRTMTVLDRSLQKALDQQTTIGALQSRMEYTSNNLTTASENVQASESTIRDANMAKEMTEYTKSNVLMQAAQSMLAQANQSSSSVLSLLQ, from the coding sequence ATGGCAATGGTTATAAAAAATAATATGGCCGCGCAAATGACTTTAGGCGAACTGAATAAAAATAACAATAAGTTGTCAAAATCGCTCAAAAAAGTATCGACGGGGATGAAAATCAACGGCGCTGCTGATGACGCATCTGGCTATGCAATTTCGGAGCGTATGCGTGTGCAGGTGCGTGGCCTCAATCAGGACATAGATAACACCCAGAGCGCTATCAGCATGATGAAGACGGCGGAGGGCGCGATTTCTTCAACGGTGGATATCTTAAAGACCATGAAGGAAAAGGCCATCAATGCGGCAAACGATACGAACACAGATGCTGACCGGGCGACTATTCAAAAGGAACTAGATCAGGCTATTGACCAGGTCGATGACAATGCCAGTATTACCTTCAATAATAAGATTCTCTTCGACGGCTCAGCTGATGCAGCTGATAGTGCGGAACAGCGCATAATCAAGGCTCTCAACAGCGAATGGCTGGACAGCGCCCTGTCTATGGCGAAAGAAGCCTACGGTCTGTCGTTTCAGGAAGATGAAACGAGTGTCAGGGAAATTGAGGTTAAGTTTGAAAATAGCGGTACGGGTAGTGGTTCAGGCGGCACGACCAAATTGGCTTATGTAACATCTTCTTCTGTAGGTGGCGTAACGAATAAACTGGAGCTTACCATCAACCTGGATGTCTATAATACATTGGCCGAGCATGATGTAAACGGTAAGACGAATGGTTATCCTTATCTTGACCGCACAATTGCTCATGAGATGACTCATGCGGTCATGGCGGCTAATATCAAGGATTTCGGCACATTGGCTCAAAGTGCCATGTATATCACAGAAGGTGCAGCGGATTATATCCATGGTATTGATGACTGGTCGGATAGAATGACTGTATTGACAGCTCTTACGCCAAATGATGTCGACACGAAGTTTGCTAGTACGAGCGGTGTGGATCCATATGCTATGGGCTATGCCTTTTTCCACTATCTCAATGCCAAGAGCGGCCACGATGGACATATGATTGAGCGATTTATGAAAGTACTCGATGAGAAAGGTGGAGGGGCGCTCGATGAGGCGGTAGCTGCGGCTTCAAAGGGGGGCTTTTCCTCTGCAGCGGCAGCTATTGCTGGCTTTAAGCAGGATTTGACCGATTATACGGCGACTGGACATACAACTAAGGAGTTCTTGAAGGAATTCTGTGATATTGACGCTGATAACAAGTTCGATACTGGTTCCGCATTGGGCGCTAAGTCTTGGAAGGGTGAAAACGCCAATGCTGAGCAGGTGGTTATCGAAGGCATGTCGCCGAACTTTTGGTTCTATCCAGGCAGCGATACCTCGTTGATTCAAGGCCTCACAGTGAAATGGCCATCCTACACGCGCCCAGATGGCGGCTTTCGTTTTCAAGTGGGAACCAAGGCCAACCAGAATATTTTGGCGCAGTTCTCGGATATTCATGCCACGGCTTTAGGCCTGCGCAGTGACGATGGCAAGAATATCAGTGTCCAGACCAGAGCAGAGGCACGACGTACGATGACGGTCTTGGATAGATCCTTGCAAAAGGCTCTTGATCAGCAGACGACTATTGGTGCATTGCAAAGTCGTATGGAGTATACATCCAATAACCTCACCACGGCTAGTGAGAACGTCCAGGCTAGTGAAAGCACTATCCGTGATGCCAACATGGCCAAGGAAATGACGGAATACACCAAGAGCAACGTGCTGATGCAAGCCGCCCAGTCCATGCTGGCCCAGGCCAACCAAAGCAGCAGTTCGGTATTGAGTCTGCTACAATAG
- a CDS encoding flagellin yields the protein MSMVIKNNKEAINALNTLNQNADALSKSLQKVSTGMKINGAADDVSGYAISERMRVQLRSLEADIANTQNATSLLKTAEGAVSSTVDILKTFKEKAINAANDTNTDNDRATIQKELNQYMSQIEDNAAATFNGKRLLDGTQGHGIAADPWDAMASFMSFLDNADTATAQEALDGAIKYVSGGMFENETALINTFINDITNDGLAACGIVLDNDDTGAITGKDARNEVVKTAESVVPEKHYPYGGDPTGGTSRIRGLTVNWPDSVNSDVERAILGALDNPWLQNCIDLIDESYALNFWEKGTSVRTMDVKLANEGQNGTLAYVTSSISGGVTTGLSMTINMDYYSSLDVNDWNGKASGGAGYLDRTIAHEMVHALMSANIKNFSNLPKYIKEGAAEVVHGIDDFRRSTIASLASDPDALKNVLQDSASASGDEAYAAGYMILRYLAKQSADGEPEKNLVFQTGTKANQSMRVGLADMRCIALGLAKSDGTKVSVATQELANSAITVIDRAIGRALKQQTLIGAMESRLEFTAANLTTAHENVTSSESVIRDADMAKEMTGYTKNNVLMQAAQSMLAQANQNSSGVLSLLQ from the coding sequence ATGTCAATGGTGATTAAGAACAACAAGGAGGCCATAAATGCCTTAAATACCCTTAACCAAAATGCAGATGCTTTGAGCAAAAGCCTGCAGAAGGTATCCACAGGGATGAAAATCAATGGCGCTGCTGATGATGTTTCAGGCTATGCGATCAGCGAGCGCATGCGTGTGCAGCTGCGCAGTCTGGAAGCGGACATTGCTAATACACAAAACGCTACAAGTCTGCTGAAAACAGCGGAAGGTGCGGTATCTTCAACAGTGGATATACTAAAAACATTCAAAGAAAAAGCAATTAACGCCGCTAATGATACCAACACAGACAATGACCGTGCCACCATTCAAAAGGAACTTAACCAATATATGTCGCAGATTGAAGATAATGCTGCGGCGACCTTCAATGGCAAGCGTCTCTTAGATGGCACGCAGGGGCATGGTATCGCCGCAGACCCCTGGGATGCTATGGCCTCGTTTATGAGTTTTCTGGATAATGCTGACACGGCTACAGCACAGGAGGCGCTGGACGGTGCTATAAAATATGTATCCGGCGGCATGTTTGAAAATGAAACAGCATTGATAAATACTTTTATCAATGACATAACCAACGACGGTCTGGCGGCCTGCGGCATAGTCCTGGACAATGATGATACCGGGGCTATTACCGGTAAGGATGCGCGAAATGAAGTTGTCAAGACCGCGGAAAGCGTTGTGCCGGAAAAGCATTATCCCTATGGTGGGGATCCTACAGGGGGAACGTCCCGTATTCGCGGCCTGACCGTAAATTGGCCGGATTCCGTAAACTCTGATGTGGAAAGAGCTATCCTGGGAGCTTTAGATAATCCCTGGCTGCAAAATTGTATAGACCTTATTGATGAATCCTATGCCTTGAATTTTTGGGAAAAGGGCACTTCTGTTCGTACAATGGATGTAAAATTGGCCAATGAAGGTCAAAATGGGACATTGGCCTATGTTACTAGCAGCATTTCAGGCGGAGTGACTACGGGGCTTAGTATGACCATCAATATGGACTATTATTCTTCACTGGACGTAAACGACTGGAATGGTAAAGCTTCAGGTGGAGCGGGGTATCTCGATCGCACCATTGCCCATGAGATGGTACATGCTTTGATGTCGGCTAATATCAAAAACTTTAGTAACCTGCCTAAATACATAAAGGAAGGGGCTGCTGAAGTGGTACATGGTATTGATGATTTTCGTAGAAGCACTATTGCCAGTCTGGCCAGTGACCCAGATGCTTTAAAAAATGTTTTACAGGATTCAGCATCTGCTTCCGGTGATGAGGCTTATGCTGCCGGCTATATGATTCTCCGTTATCTGGCCAAACAGTCTGCCGATGGCGAGCCGGAAAAAAATCTGGTCTTTCAGACAGGCACGAAGGCTAATCAAAGTATGCGAGTGGGCCTGGCCGATATGCGGTGTATCGCCTTGGGGCTCGCGAAGTCAGACGGCACTAAGGTCAGCGTTGCTACTCAGGAACTGGCCAACTCAGCGATTACGGTTATTGACCGGGCTATTGGCCGGGCACTTAAACAGCAGACACTTATTGGTGCAATGGAAAGCCGCTTGGAATTTACTGCTGCCAACCTGACCACCGCCCATGAAAACGTAACTTCTTCCGAAAGCGTAATCCGCGATGCGGATATGGCCAAGGAGATGACCGGCTATACCAAAAACAACGTACTCATGCAGGCCGCCCAGTCCATGCTGGCACAGGCCAACCAAAACAGTAGTGGGGTACTGAGTTTGCTGCAATAA
- a CDS encoding GGGtGRT protein, which produces MSLFEGYERRIDQINEVCKKYGIASIEEAKTICDEKGVKAYDIVGDLQPIAFENAKWAYTLGAAIAIKKGCTAAADAAKAIGEGLQAFCVPGSVADHRKVGLGHGNLGAMLLSEEAGCFAFLAGHESFAAAEGAIGIAQTANKVRKNPLRVILNGLGKDAAQIISRINGFTFVETEYDFKADKVNVVKEIAYSDGLRSKVRCYGAESVQEGVAIMKLEKVDISITGNSTNPTRFQHPVAGCYKKDCIENGKKYFSVASGGGTGRTLHPDNMAAGPASYGMTDTMGRMHGDAQFAGSSSVPAHVDMMGLIGAGNNPMVGMTVAVAVAVQEAMSK; this is translated from the coding sequence ATGTCATTATTCGAAGGCTATGAACGCCGTATTGACCAGATTAATGAAGTTTGCAAAAAGTATGGTATTGCTTCCATCGAAGAAGCAAAGACCATCTGCGATGAAAAAGGCGTAAAAGCTTACGACATCGTAGGCGACCTGCAGCCGATCGCATTCGAAAATGCAAAATGGGCTTACACCCTCGGTGCTGCTATCGCAATCAAGAAGGGCTGCACGGCTGCTGCTGATGCTGCCAAAGCTATCGGCGAAGGCCTCCAGGCTTTCTGCGTACCGGGTTCCGTTGCTGACCATCGTAAAGTAGGTCTCGGCCATGGTAACCTCGGCGCTATGCTTTTGTCCGAAGAAGCTGGCTGCTTCGCATTCCTGGCTGGTCACGAATCCTTCGCAGCTGCTGAAGGTGCTATCGGTATCGCTCAGACGGCTAACAAAGTTCGTAAGAACCCCCTGCGCGTTATCCTGAACGGCCTCGGCAAAGACGCTGCTCAGATCATCAGCCGCATCAATGGTTTCACTTTCGTTGAAACCGAATACGATTTCAAGGCTGACAAAGTAAACGTAGTGAAGGAAATCGCTTACAGCGATGGCCTCCGCTCCAAGGTTCGCTGCTACGGTGCTGAATCCGTACAGGAAGGCGTTGCCATCATGAAACTGGAGAAAGTTGACATCTCCATCACTGGTAACTCCACGAACCCGACCCGCTTCCAGCATCCGGTTGCAGGCTGCTACAAGAAAGACTGCATCGAAAACGGCAAGAAGTACTTCTCCGTTGCTTCCGGCGGCGGCACGGGCCGTACGCTCCATCCGGACAACATGGCTGCTGGCCCGGCTTCCTATGGTATGACCGACACCATGGGTCGTATGCACGGCGATGCCCAGTTCGCAGGTTCCTCCTCCGTACCGGCACACGTTGACATGATGGGCCTCATCGGCGCCGGCAACAACCCGATGGTTGGTATGACCGTTGCTGTTGCTGTTGCTGTACAGGAAGCTATGAGCAAATAA
- a CDS encoding iron-sulfur cluster assembly scaffold protein, translated as MAYSQKVEDMACVAQEVHHGAAPIPEEGKWVKSKNVQDISGLTHGIGWCAPQQGACKLTLNVKDGIIQEALVETIGCSGMTHSAAMAAEILPGLTVLEALNTDLVCDAINTAMRELFLQIAYGRSQTAFSDDGLPIGAGLDDLGKGLRSQTGTLYSTLKKGPRYLELAEGYVTKLGLDSENRVIGYEVVQLGKVMEAVRAGKDANEAIKANTSTKGRFADAVKTIDPREE; from the coding sequence ATTGCTTATTCACAAAAAGTGGAAGACATGGCATGCGTAGCCCAGGAAGTACACCATGGTGCTGCTCCCATTCCTGAAGAAGGCAAATGGGTAAAATCCAAGAACGTACAGGACATCAGCGGCCTGACGCACGGCATTGGCTGGTGCGCTCCGCAGCAGGGTGCCTGCAAATTGACCCTGAACGTTAAGGACGGCATCATCCAGGAAGCTCTCGTAGAAACCATCGGTTGCTCCGGTATGACTCATTCCGCAGCAATGGCAGCAGAAATCCTGCCGGGCCTCACGGTTCTCGAAGCCCTGAACACTGACCTCGTGTGCGATGCCATCAACACCGCTATGCGCGAACTCTTCCTGCAGATTGCTTATGGCCGTTCCCAGACTGCATTCTCCGATGACGGTCTGCCCATCGGCGCTGGCCTCGATGACCTTGGTAAAGGTCTGCGCAGCCAGACGGGTACGCTCTACAGCACGCTCAAGAAGGGTCCCCGTTACCTCGAACTTGCAGAAGGCTATGTAACGAAACTCGGTCTGGACAGCGAAAACCGCGTAATCGGTTACGAAGTTGTTCAGCTCGGCAAAGTTATGGAAGCTGTACGTGCCGGCAAAGATGCTAACGAAGCCATCAAAGCCAACACCAGCACCAAAGGCCGTTTCGCTGACGCTGTTAAGACGATTGACCCGCGCGAAGAATAA
- the gpmI gene encoding 2,3-bisphosphoglycerate-independent phosphoglycerate mutase, whose protein sequence is MATLKNAPVALIIMDGCGLGDKTDKNNAVQVANTPVLDGLLAKYKTSQLQASGEFVGLPDGQMGNSEVGHTNIGAGRIIYQQLTRITRDIKNGDFFKNEALLSIVNGVKEKNGALHLMGLVSPGGVHSHQDHLYALLEMAKKEGIKEVYVHAFLDGRDVPPQSAQPFLEELEAKCKEIGAGCIATVSGRYYAMDRDNRWERVVKAYEAITHAEGVSADSAVAGLKASYDNDVNDEFVVPFVVKGYEGMKNGDGAIFFNFRPDRARQLTHSFVDEIFDGFERDEDLKIPFATFSQYEDGMNALVAFPPESINNTLGEIIQNKGMTQLRIAETEKYAHVTFFFNGGVEEPYKGEDRILVPSPKVATYDLQPEMSAVEVTDKVVEAIKSGKYDFIILNYANCDMVGHTGVFPAVIKAVETVDTCVGRFVDAIREVGGEVCITADHGNADKMMDYDNDQPFTKHTTNPVPFIVVSDRVKSVKDGALCDIAPTLLTLAGVEIPAEMTGKNLVEL, encoded by the coding sequence ATGGCAACTCTTAAAAATGCACCGGTGGCCCTCATCATCATGGATGGCTGCGGCCTCGGTGATAAAACCGACAAGAACAACGCTGTACAGGTAGCTAACACTCCTGTTCTCGACGGACTCCTTGCCAAGTATAAGACCAGCCAGCTGCAGGCTTCCGGCGAATTCGTCGGCCTGCCGGATGGTCAGATGGGTAACTCCGAAGTTGGTCATACCAACATCGGTGCCGGCCGCATCATCTATCAGCAGCTGACCCGCATCACCCGCGACATCAAGAACGGCGACTTCTTCAAGAACGAAGCTCTCCTTTCCATCGTCAACGGCGTGAAAGAAAAGAACGGCGCCCTGCACCTCATGGGCCTCGTTTCCCCGGGTGGCGTGCACAGCCATCAGGATCACCTCTATGCACTGCTCGAAATGGCTAAGAAAGAGGGCATCAAGGAAGTTTATGTACATGCTTTCCTCGATGGCCGTGATGTACCGCCTCAGAGCGCACAGCCTTTCCTCGAAGAACTCGAGGCAAAGTGCAAAGAAATCGGTGCTGGCTGCATTGCAACCGTCAGCGGCCGTTACTACGCTATGGACCGCGACAACCGTTGGGAACGCGTAGTCAAGGCTTATGAAGCCATCACCCATGCAGAAGGCGTAAGCGCTGATTCTGCAGTAGCCGGCCTCAAGGCAAGCTACGACAACGATGTAAACGATGAATTCGTTGTGCCGTTCGTAGTCAAAGGCTACGAAGGCATGAAGAATGGCGACGGCGCTATCTTCTTCAACTTCCGTCCAGACCGTGCCCGTCAGCTCACGCATTCCTTCGTGGATGAAATCTTTGACGGTTTCGAACGCGACGAAGATTTGAAGATTCCGTTCGCTACCTTCTCCCAGTACGAAGACGGCATGAACGCTCTCGTAGCTTTCCCGCCGGAATCCATCAACAACACGCTGGGCGAAATCATCCAGAACAAGGGCATGACCCAGCTGCGCATTGCCGAAACCGAGAAGTACGCACATGTAACGTTCTTCTTCAACGGCGGCGTGGAAGAACCCTACAAGGGTGAAGACCGCATCCTCGTTCCGTCCCCGAAGGTTGCAACCTACGACCTCCAGCCGGAAATGAGCGCTGTGGAAGTTACGGATAAAGTAGTAGAAGCCATCAAATCCGGCAAATACGACTTCATCATCCTCAACTATGCAAACTGCGACATGGTTGGTCATACCGGCGTATTCCCGGCTGTAATCAAGGCTGTGGAAACGGTAGACACCTGTGTTGGCCGTTTCGTAGACGCCATCCGCGAAGTTGGCGGCGAGGTCTGCATCACCGCTGACCACGGCAACGCCGACAAGATGATGGACTACGACAACGATCAGCCCTTCACCAAACATACCACCAATCCGGTACCGTTCATCGTGGTATCCGACCGCGTTAAGTCCGTTAAGGACGGCGCCCTCTGCGATATCGCACCGACTCTCCTCACGCTGGCAGGCGTAGAGATTCCGGCCGAAATGACGGGCAAGAACCTGGTGGAACTCTAA
- the tpiA gene encoding triose-phosphate isomerase gives MARTPIIAGNWKMNNTIKEGVELVKALAPLVKDATVDVVVCPTATALSSVCEAVKGTNIHVGAQNVHWEAKGAFTGEISTGMLNEIGVDYVVLGHSERRDYFGETDEGVNKRARAAFAAGITPIICCGESLEIREAGTYIDHVVAQINAALEGFQASEVAKLVIAYEPIWAIGTGKTATFDQAEEVCKAIREAVAKKFDQTAADAIRIQYGGSVKPATIKDLMQQPNVDGALVGGASLKAEDFSAIVNF, from the coding sequence ATGGCTAGAACTCCGATTATTGCAGGCAACTGGAAAATGAACAACACGATTAAGGAAGGCGTTGAGCTCGTAAAGGCTCTGGCTCCTCTCGTTAAGGACGCTACGGTAGACGTTGTGGTTTGCCCAACGGCTACGGCTCTTTCCTCCGTTTGTGAAGCAGTAAAAGGCACCAACATCCATGTTGGCGCACAGAACGTACATTGGGAAGCAAAAGGTGCTTTCACGGGCGAAATCTCCACGGGTATGCTCAACGAAATCGGCGTAGATTACGTTGTCCTTGGCCACAGCGAACGCCGTGACTACTTCGGTGAAACGGATGAAGGCGTAAACAAGCGCGCTCGTGCTGCTTTTGCTGCTGGCATCACCCCGATCATCTGCTGCGGTGAAAGCCTCGAAATCCGTGAAGCTGGCACTTACATCGACCATGTAGTTGCTCAGATTAACGCTGCTCTCGAAGGCTTCCAGGCTAGCGAAGTTGCAAAACTCGTTATTGCTTATGAACCGATCTGGGCTATCGGCACGGGCAAGACGGCTACCTTTGACCAGGCTGAAGAAGTCTGCAAAGCTATCCGCGAAGCTGTTGCTAAGAAATTCGACCAGACGGCAGCTGACGCTATCCGCATCCAGTACGGCGGCAGCGTAAAACCGGCTACGATTAAAGACCTTATGCAGCAGCCGAATGTTGACGGTGCTCTCGTAGGCGGCGCTTCCCTGAAGGCTGAAGACTTCAGCGCTATCGTTAACTTCTAA
- a CDS encoding phosphoglycerate kinase — protein MDKKTLKDIDVKGKKVFVRVDYNVPFDENQNITNDTRMVRTLPTINYLLDNGAAVILACHIGRPTEAREPQFSTKHLVAHLSELLGKDVKWASDCVGEVAEKAAADLKAGEVLLLENLRYHKAEKKNDPEFAKQLASLADVAVDDAFGVSHRGHASNAGIAQYVEVVAGFLMEKEINYIGKTLEAPQHPFVAIIGGAKVSDKIGVISNMIEKVDKIIIGGGMAHTFDAAKGLPIGASLCEPDKYDLARELLKKAEEKGVEVILPVDLVIADKFAADANTQTVDVDKVPDGWQALDSGVKTSEKYVEALKGAKTVVWNGPMGVFEFDAFAKGTLAVAEAVAKATDEGAISIVGGGDSVAALKKTGLTDKISHVSTGGGATLEFLEGKEMPGVAAIADK, from the coding sequence ATGGATAAGAAAACCCTGAAAGATATTGACGTCAAGGGCAAAAAAGTATTTGTCCGCGTTGACTACAACGTTCCGTTCGATGAAAATCAGAACATCACCAATGACACCCGTATGGTTCGCACGCTGCCGACCATCAACTACCTGCTCGATAACGGCGCTGCTGTTATCCTGGCTTGCCACATCGGCCGTCCGACCGAAGCTCGTGAGCCGCAGTTCTCCACGAAGCACCTCGTTGCACATCTGTCCGAACTCCTCGGCAAAGATGTAAAATGGGCTTCTGACTGCGTAGGCGAAGTTGCTGAAAAAGCTGCTGCTGACCTCAAGGCTGGCGAAGTTCTGCTTCTCGAAAACCTCCGTTATCACAAGGCTGAAAAGAAGAACGACCCCGAATTTGCAAAACAGCTGGCTAGCCTCGCTGACGTTGCTGTTGACGATGCTTTCGGTGTATCCCACCGCGGCCATGCTTCCAACGCTGGTATTGCTCAGTACGTGGAAGTTGTTGCCGGTTTCCTCATGGAAAAAGAAATCAACTACATCGGCAAGACTCTGGAAGCTCCGCAGCATCCGTTCGTTGCCATCATCGGCGGCGCTAAGGTTTCTGATAAAATCGGCGTAATCAGCAACATGATTGAAAAGGTTGACAAAATCATCATCGGCGGCGGCATGGCTCATACCTTCGACGCAGCTAAAGGCCTGCCCATCGGTGCATCCCTCTGCGAACCGGACAAGTACGACCTGGCTCGTGAACTGCTCAAGAAAGCAGAAGAAAAGGGCGTAGAAGTAATTCTGCCGGTTGACCTCGTTATCGCTGATAAATTCGCTGCAGATGCCAACACCCAGACTGTTGACGTGGACAAAGTTCCCGATGGCTGGCAGGCACTCGATTCTGGCGTGAAGACCTCCGAAAAATACGTGGAAGCACTCAAAGGCGCTAAGACGGTTGTTTGGAACGGTCCTATGGGCGTATTCGAATTCGACGCTTTCGCTAAAGGCACCCTGGCTGTGGCTGAAGCTGTTGCTAAGGCAACGGACGAAGGCGCTATCTCCATCGTTGGCGGTGGTGACTCCGTAGCAGCTCTCAAGAAGACTGGCCTCACCGATAAGATTTCCCACGTTTCCACCGGTGGCGGTGCAACGCTGGAATTCCTCGAAGGCAAAGAAATGCCGGGCGTAGCAGCAATCGCTGATAAATAA
- the gap gene encoding type I glyceraldehyde-3-phosphate dehydrogenase: protein MAVKVAINGFGRIGRLAFRQMFDAEGYEVVAINDLTSPKMLAHLLKYDSTQGKYKYADKVEAGEDSITVNGKEIKIYAEKDAKDIPWGKHDVDVVLECTGFYTSKEKASAHLAAGAKKVVISAPAGNDLPTIVYNVNHETLTKEDKVISAASCTTNCLAPMAKALNDLAPIQSGIMCTIHAYTGDQMTLDGPQRKGDLRRSRAAACNIVPNSTGAAKAIGLVIPELKGKLIGAAQRVPTPTGSTTILNAVVKGDVTVEQINAQMKKEATESFGYNEEEIVSSDIVGMRFGSLFDATQTMVNPVEGGTQVQVVSWYDNENSYTSQMVRTIKYFAELG, encoded by the coding sequence ATGGCAGTAAAAGTTGCTATCAATGGTTTTGGCCGTATTGGCCGTCTCGCTTTCCGTCAGATGTTCGATGCAGAGGGTTATGAAGTAGTTGCAATCAACGACCTCACGAGCCCGAAAATGCTCGCACACCTGCTCAAGTATGATTCCACGCAGGGTAAGTACAAGTACGCTGACAAGGTAGAGGCTGGCGAAGACAGCATCACCGTTAACGGCAAAGAAATCAAAATCTACGCTGAAAAGGATGCAAAAGACATTCCTTGGGGCAAGCATGATGTAGACGTAGTTCTCGAATGCACTGGTTTCTACACTTCCAAAGAAAAAGCTTCTGCACACCTGGCTGCAGGCGCTAAGAAAGTTGTTATCTCCGCTCCGGCTGGTAACGACCTCCCGACTATCGTATACAACGTTAACCATGAAACCCTGACGAAGGAAGACAAGGTTATCTCCGCTGCATCCTGCACGACGAACTGCCTTGCTCCGATGGCTAAGGCTCTGAACGACCTGGCTCCGATTCAGTCCGGTATCATGTGCACGATTCACGCTTACACTGGCGACCAGATGACTCTGGATGGCCCGCAGCGTAAAGGCGACCTCCGTCGCAGCCGTGCAGCAGCTTGCAACATCGTTCCGAACTCCACGGGTGCTGCTAAAGCTATCGGCCTCGTAATTCCTGAACTGAAGGGCAAACTGATCGGTGCTGCACAGCGCGTTCCGACCCCGACTGGTTCCACGACGATCCTCAACGCTGTTGTTAAGGGCGACGTTACGGTTGAACAGATCAACGCTCAGATGAAGAAGGAAGCTACGGAATCCTTCGGTTACAACGAAGAAGAAATCGTATCCAGCGATATCGTTGGCATGCGTTTCGGTTCCCTGTTCGATGCTACGCAGACGATGGTTAACCCCGTTGAAGGTGGCACGCAGGTACAGGTTGTATCCTGGTACGACAACGAAAACAGCTACACGAGCCAGATGGTTCGTACCATCAAATACTTCGCTGAACTCGGCTAA